From Natrinema sp. CBA1119:
CGATCGTCCCGATCCCCTGCTGGGACCCCCGTCCCGAGAGACTCTCCCGCATGAGGTGATATAGCCGCTCGACGTCGAGCGGGTTCTCGCCGACGAGGACGGGCTCGAAGTAGTCCGTGATTACCTCGTGGACGCCCGGCGAGGGATACGCTTCGCCGATTCCCGTCACGCCGGCGTCCGTCTCGAGGCGAACGATCGTCCACGGGAAGTTGCCGTCGACGACGATCGTCGACAGTCCGGTGATCTCGGGCGTCTCCGTCGAGCGGGCGGGCGTCTTCCCGAAGTCGGGCCAGATGCTCGAGGCTAACCGCGCCGCGAAGTCAGAATACATGGTATCACGTCTCACTTTTCGGAGTCGTCATATTAACTTATGGGCGAGACGGGAGCGCGGTCCGCTTCGAACGGTATTCGACACTTGCACGAACCAATCCTGACGCGGCGAATTCGGTAGGCTAAACGTCCGGAAGCACCTTCCCGGGATTCAAGATTCCGTTCGGATCGAACGTCTCCTTGACCGATCGCATGAGATCGAGCGCCTGGCCGTGCTCCTCGGCCATGAACTGCCGCTTCCCGATGCCGACACCGTGTTCACCGGTCGAGGTGCCGCCGAGCGCGATTGCCTTCCGGACGACGCGCTCGTTCAACTCGTGTGCCCGTTCGACCATCTCCTCATCGTCGGGATCGACCAGCGACGTGAAGTGGAGGTTCCCGTCCCCGGCGTGGCCGACGCAGGACGTCAACAGGTCGAGTTCCTCGCTGACTCGAGAGACCTCCTCGACGATGTCGGGGTAGCGCGAGATCGGCACGACCACGTCACCGACCAGCGCGACTTCCCACCCCTCTCGATAGCTTTGCGTCGCCGGGTACTTGTCGCGGCGAGCCTGCCAGATATCGTCCAGGTTCTCCTCGCCCGCCGCCTCCCACGAGAGCATCCCGTGATCTTCACAAATCGCCTTCGCGAACGCGAGGTCCTCCTCGATCCCGCTGTTGTTCGCGTGCAACTCGATGATCAGCGTCGGTCGCTCCTCGAAGGACACGTCGTCGTGGTACGCGTTCAGCATCTTGATCGCCGTGGTGTCGATGAACTCGATCGCACCGGGGACCAGCGCCGAGCCGATCGCGTCCGCGACGGCCCCGGACGCGTCGACGCGCGAGGGAAACGTTACCAGCGCCGCCCGCCGGTACTCGGGGATCCCCACGAGACCGAGCGTCACCTCGGTGACGACGCCGAGGGTGCCCTCGCTCCCGACGAAGAGATCCTTCAGACTGTAGCCCGCGGACGTCTTGACGACGCCCCTCCCGCAGTCGACGACGCGCCCGTCGGCGGTGACCGCCTCGAGGTGACGGACGTGGTCGCGCGTCTCGCCGTAGCGGACCGCGTTGAAGCCGCTCGCGTTCGTCGCGACCATCCCGCCGATCGTCGCCACGTCGCCACTCGAGATGCCGGGCGCAAACCGCAGTCCGTGGGAGGCCAGTCGCTCGTTCAGATCGTCGTAGACGACCCCCGCGCCGACGGTCACTTGCATGTCGTCCGGCGAGACCTCGACGTGGTCCATCTCGGCCGTGCTGAGGACGATGCCGCCGGCGGTCGGGATGGCGTTGCCCTCGAGACCCGAGCCGCCCGAGCGCGGCGTGACCGGCACGCCGCGCTCGTTCGCCGCCGCGAGGACGGCGGCGACCTCGTCGGTCGACGCCGGCCAGACGACGGCGTCCGGTACTCGCCCGGTGTGCGGACTCTCGTCGGACGCGTACTGTTCGCGAACGCTCGTTCCGTGTGCGACGCGTCCGTCAGTGACCGCATCGTCGAGAAACGTGCAGTCGTAGCTCGAGTCGGGGTCCCGTTGCATGGTACCGTATGGGACACGAACTGGGATAAACGCTCTCCGATTCCGTCCCACCAGTAGCTATTCGTAGATCGGGCGTCTGGAAGGAGACATGACCTGCCCCTACCTGTCGTACCGTCAGTCGGCCGGCGATCAGGAGTTCGAAACGGAACGCGCCTACTGCGGCGTCGTCGAAGAGTTCGTCTCGCCGATGCGTGCAGACGTCTGCAACGACCGCCACGAGTTGAACCACGAGCGAGACTGCGAGTTCTATCGCGACGCCGAATCCGAGTGAGCGGCGGTCGACGCCGGCGACCCCCATCCTCAGTCCGAAGTAGCGATCGCCACGCCGGAGTCCGCGATCACCGGGTCGGAATCTCGAGCAGTTCGCGCGCCTCCGCAGGCGTCGCGAGTCCGCGGTCGAGTTCGTCGGCGATGCGAACCGTTCGCTCGACGAGCTGGGCGTTGCTCTCGGCGGGTTCGCCCCGGCGGTAGTAGAGGTTGTCCTCCATGCCGATGCGAACGTGGCCGCCCATCACGATCCCCATCGTCGTCAGCGGGAGCTGATGGGGACCGATCGCGAGCACGTTAAAGATCGAGTTCTCCGGGAGGTTGTTCACCATGTTGACCATGTTCTCCGGCGTCGGCGGCGTCAGCGTTCCCGGCCCGAAGATGATGTTGATGTAGTACGGTTCCTCGAGCAGTCCCTTGTCGATGAGGCGGTGGACCTCGTTCATGTGGCCGTTGTTGAACACCTCCATCTCCGGTTTGATCCCCTTCTCTTGCATCTCCGCGGCCAGCGTATCGATCATGTGACGCGTGTTCTCCGAGGTGATGTGCTGATACCGATTCATCGGCCCCATGTCGAGCGATGCCATCTCCGGCAGCGGATCGGTCCGAATCCCCTCGGCTCGCTGCTCGAGCGGGATTCCCGTCCCACCGGTCGTGTTCTGGATGATGATATCGTCACAGCGCTCGCGAACGGCATCGTTGATCTCCTGGAGGCGACCCGCGTCGCGCTCGCCGTGTTCGTCCCGGCCGTGCAGGTGAACGATCGCCGCGCCGAGTTTCTCACACTCCCGGGCTGTCTCGGCGATCTCGTCGGGCTGTTCCGGCAGGTTCGGGTTCGCCTCCTTTCCCTGCACGCCGCCCGTCGTCGGGACGGTCAGGATCAGCTTCCCGCCCTCGAGGTAGGTCTGGTAACTCATCTACCGTCTTCCAAACGGGCCACCACGAAAGCGTTAATGGACATCCCAGAGACGGTCCACCATGGACGACCAGCCGTCAACGGATCGGGAGATAGCGTCCCGTCCCGCGATCATCGGTGCCGGAACGATGGGTCGGAACATCGCCGTGGCCAGCGCGGTCGGCGGCCGGCCCGTCACGCTGTTCGACGTCGACGAGGACGCGCTGGCGGACGCGGAGAACGAGATCCGATCGACCGTCGGGACAGTCGTCAACCGCGGTCTGGGGGACACGACTGACGTCTCGGCCGTCCGCGATCGCGTCACGTACGCGATCGAACTGCCAGCTGCAGTCGGGAACGCGCCCCTGATCATCGAAGCGGTGACCGAGGACCACGAGGTGAAAGCGACCGTCTACGAGGAGATCGAACGCCACGCGGCGTCCGATGCGACGATCGCGACGAACACGTCCTCGCTGTCGATCACGGAACTCGCGTCGACGCTTGACCGTCCCGAGCGGTTCTGCGGAACCCACTGGTTTCACCCGGCCCACATCGTGCCGGTCGTCGAGGTCGTCTACGGCGAGCACACCGCCGACGAAACCGTCGACGCCGCTGCGGGCTTCCTCGAGTCAATCGGCAAGGATCCCGTCGTCGTCGAGCAGGACGTGCCGGGATTCATCGCAAACCGGATCCAGTCGGCGATGGCCCGCGAGGCGTGGGCACTGCTCGAGGCCGGCGTCGCCAGCGCCGAGGACATCGACCGTGCGGTCAAGGGGACGTTCGGCTTCCGGCTCCCGACGCTCGGCGTCCTCGAGAAGGGCGATCACTCGGGGCTCGACGTTCACCACACGGTCCTCTCCGAGTTGCTCGACGAGATCGACTCGCGACCGGAGCCGCCGGCCGTGCTCACGGAACTCGTCGATGAGGGTCGCGTTGGCCGCAAGGCCGGCCGTGGCGTCTACGACTGGTCGGCGACGGACCGCGACGAGGTGACCGCCGAGCGCGACCAGCGTCTCCTCGATCAACTCGAGGTCTATCGAGCCGCGAGCGACCCGCCCGAGACGGCCGACGATTCCGAGTCGTCGACCCGCGATCCGTGACGCCGCGATCGGCGGCGCCACAGCCGCCGACGCTCCCGGCGCTGCGAGTACGATTATATGGCTGGGCCCCCAATCATAGGGAGAGTCTATGTACCACATCGTCATCCCGATCGACAAAGAGGGGACGCGATCGGCGGCCGCCGTCCAGTTCGTCGCCGATCTCTGCGACGAGTCGGGTCTCGGCGTCGACTCCGAGGAACTCTCCGTCACGGTCGTGAACGTGTTCAAGGAATTCAAAGCGGTCGACGACGGCGGAAACGTCCGCTCCGAGGACCTCTACGACGAAAGCGAGTTCCCCGACTCGGTCGAACGCATCCGAGAGCAGTTCGCCGAGGCGGGTATCGAGGCGGATCTCGTTCGCCGGCACGGCGACCCCGGCGACGAGATCGCCGAATATGCCGAGGAGGTCGACGCCGATACCATCGTGATCCCGGGTCGGAAGCGGTCGCCGGTCGGCAAGGCGGTGTTCGGAAGCGTCACTCAGGACGTTATTCTCAACGCCGATCGGCCAGTCACGATCGTCTAGCGGCGACGCCGGAACGAGGGACGCCGAAACCGGCAGGACCGACGCTGATCGGGCCGAAACTGGTCAGGCCGAAATAGGTCGCGCCGGAGCGCCGGCGATCCGTCCCTCACAGCCCAGCGGGCCGAAGTCAGACGATGTCGTTCTTGCGAAGCCGCTCGCGCTCGGCCTCGTCGTACCCGAGTTCCGCCAGCACCTCGTCGGTGTGTTCACCGAGGCGCGGCGGTGGCCCCTCCGCATCGGTCTCGAGCGAACCGAAGTTGACCGGGATGGCCGGCGATTTGAACGTCCCGAGATCACCCGCTACTGGTTGACACTCCTGAAACCCTTGAGTGGCGGAAGGAGATAACTTATGGAGGTTAAAACCCGATCGCAGCCCCGTCCTTTCGCGGATCGGTTCCGCCGGAGAGCACGTCGTTGGCGTTGCGCGTGATCTGGCCGCCGCCGAAGTGCGGCGGCGGCATGACGCGAACGTCGTGGCCGCGTCGGGCGAGTTTCGTCAGCACCGAGCCGTCGAAGCGCCCTTCGACGGCCAGCTGACCGTTCATCTGGTACCGCCAGCGCGGGAAGTCGAGCGCCGCCTGAATCGACATCCCGTCGTCGATGAGGTTCATCAGTACCTGGAGGTGGCCCTGCGGTTGCATGTAGCCGCCCATGACGCCGAACGCGGCCCAGTCGTCCTCGTCGAACCGCGCGAGGCCGGGGATAAGCGTATGGAACGGTCGCTTTCCGGGCTCGAAGCGGTTCGGATGTTCGGGGTCGAGAGAGAACGAACTCCCCCGGTTCTGCAGGGCGATGCCGGTGTCGCCGGCGACGACGCCGCTGCCGAAGTCCTTGAACCGGGAGTTGATGTAGGAGACGACGTTTCCCGCCTCGTCGGCGACCGTCAGCAACACGGTGTCAGCGTCTTCGGCGCGGTCGTTCGGAACGCCGACCGCAACGTCGTCCGTGGCGTTCGAACCGATCTCCGCGGAACGATCGCTTGCGTAGGATTTCGATGCGAGCGTCGGAACGTCCGCGAACTCGGGATCGGTGACGTGGTGGAGACCGTCGGTCAGGGCGCGCTTGGTCGCCTCGGCGGCGAGGTGGATCCGTTCGGGCGAGTCGGGTGGCTGCTCGCCCGCCTCGAGCGCCTCGGCGACGTTGAGCGCCTCGAGGGCGACGAGCCCCTGATTGTTCGGCGGGAGCTCGTAGATCTCCGCGCCGCCGTAGGTCGTGCTGATGGGATCGACGAACTCCGGCTCGAACGACGCAAGGTCGTCGTGCGAGAGGAACCCGCCGCGCGATCGGACTTCGGAGACTATCTCGTCCGCGATGTCGCCTTCGTAGACGACGTCTGCGCCCTCGTCGGCGATACGCTGCATCGTCTCACCGAGCCGGGGGAGGCGGACGCGCTCGCCGACGGTCGGCGCGCGACCGTCGGGGAGGTACGCCGCCCGCGCGTCGGCCCCGCGCAGAACGTCGGCCGCCTCGGCCCACTGCTGGGCGATGATCTCCGAGACTGGGAACCCTTCGGTCGCGTACTCGATCGCCGACTCGAGCGCGCGCTCGAGGCTCAGTTCGCCGAGTTCCTCGACGGTCCGCTCCCAGCCGCGAGCCGTTCCGGGGACGGTCACCGTCAGCGGGCCGTACTCGGGCATCATAGCGTCGTTGGGATCGACGTCCGCCTCGTCGGCGACCTGCCGGCGAACGTCATCGAGCGTCGCCGACGACGGTGCGCCCCCGCAGCTTCGAAGCGCGCCGATCTCGCCGTCGGCGGTTCGATAGAGCGCGAACACGTCCCCGCCGAGGCCGGTCGAGGTCGGTTCGACGACGTTTAACGCTGCGGCGGTCGAAACCGCCGCGTCGAACGCGTTGCCGCCGTCCCGCAACGTTGCGACACCGGCCGCCGCAGCGAGGGGCTGGCTCGTGGCGACGACGCCGCGGGTGGCGTACACCGTCGATCGCCGCGAGGTGAACTGGTCGAGGTCTGGCGTCGTGTCCATGTGAATGGATTGTCGGGTCTGGACTAAAGCGTTGGTATACCACCGTACAGCACCGAATCGGCACGGCTACCGCAGTAGATATGTATGTGGGTAGTGATACCACATCACTATGGACTTGCAACTAGACGGTGACGCGGCACTCGTCACGGCATCGAGTAGCGGTCTCGGGAAAGCCTCGGCAAAAGCGCTCGCACGAGAGGGTGCAAACGTCGTACTCAACGGCCGCGACGAGGACCGGCTCGAGGCGGCCCGCGAGGAGATTTCGGCGGTCGCCGACGGCCGCGTCGTCGTGCAGCCGGGCGATCTGACCGACCCGGACGATATTTCGGCCCTCGTCTCGAGGACGGTCGACGAGTTCGGCGGGATCGATCATCTCGTAACGTCCGCGGGCGGCCCCGCGAGCGGTCCGTTCCTCGAGACGACCGACGAGGACTGGTACCACGCATACGACCTGCTCGTCATGAGCGTCGTGCGGCTGGTCCGTGAAGCGGCCGACGAATTGCGCGCGGGCGACGGGGGCAACGTCGTCCACATCACCTCCCGGAGCGTGAAGGAAGCCATCGACTCGCTCGTCCTCTCGAACTCGGTTCGAATGGGCGTCATCGGCCTCGAAAAGACCCTCTCGCGGGAACTCGCACCGGAGGTACGCTTCAACAGCGTGCTTCCCGGCCCGATCGAGACCGAGCGGATCAGCGACCTGATCGAACAGTCCGTCGAGCGCGGGGAGTTCGACTCCTACGAGGAGGGACTCGAGGCGAAGGGGAGTGCGAACCCGCTGGGACGGATCGGCCGACCGATGGAGCTCGGGAATACGGTCGCGTTCCTCTGCTCGCCGGAATCGGCGTATATCAACGGGATCACCGTCCCCATCGACGGGGGGCTCGGTCGATCGAACATCTGACGGGTCGACGGTCGACCTCGCAGGTCGAACCCGCTCGACGATCGTTTTCGCACGTCCACCGGCGGACGCGCTGACCCCGGATTACTCGAGATCCGCGTTGGACAGCTCCTCGAGCAGCGCGACGGTCGTTCGAGCGCCCGCGCGGAAACACGCGAGCGCGATGTTCTCGTCGGGGGCATGATTGTTCTCGTCAGCATTGGCGTACGGAACGACCAGACACGGGACGTCG
This genomic window contains:
- a CDS encoding FAD-binding oxidoreductase; amino-acid sequence: MQRDPDSSYDCTFLDDAVTDGRVAHGTSVREQYASDESPHTGRVPDAVVWPASTDEVAAVLAAANERGVPVTPRSGGSGLEGNAIPTAGGIVLSTAEMDHVEVSPDDMQVTVGAGVVYDDLNERLASHGLRFAPGISSGDVATIGGMVATNASGFNAVRYGETRDHVRHLEAVTADGRVVDCGRGVVKTSAGYSLKDLFVGSEGTLGVVTEVTLGLVGIPEYRRAALVTFPSRVDASGAVADAIGSALVPGAIEFIDTTAIKMLNAYHDDVSFEERPTLIIELHANNSGIEEDLAFAKAICEDHGMLSWEAAGEENLDDIWQARRDKYPATQSYREGWEVALVGDVVVPISRYPDIVEEVSRVSEELDLLTSCVGHAGDGNLHFTSLVDPDDEEMVERAHELNERVVRKAIALGGTSTGEHGVGIGKRQFMAEEHGQALDLMRSVKETFDPNGILNPGKVLPDV
- a CDS encoding 3-keto-5-aminohexanoate cleavage protein — encoded protein: MSYQTYLEGGKLILTVPTTGGVQGKEANPNLPEQPDEIAETARECEKLGAAIVHLHGRDEHGERDAGRLQEINDAVRERCDDIIIQNTTGGTGIPLEQRAEGIRTDPLPEMASLDMGPMNRYQHITSENTRHMIDTLAAEMQEKGIKPEMEVFNNGHMNEVHRLIDKGLLEEPYYINIIFGPGTLTPPTPENMVNMVNNLPENSIFNVLAIGPHQLPLTTMGIVMGGHVRIGMEDNLYYRRGEPAESNAQLVERTVRIADELDRGLATPAEARELLEIPTR
- a CDS encoding 3-hydroxyacyl-CoA dehydrogenase family protein, translating into MDDQPSTDREIASRPAIIGAGTMGRNIAVASAVGGRPVTLFDVDEDALADAENEIRSTVGTVVNRGLGDTTDVSAVRDRVTYAIELPAAVGNAPLIIEAVTEDHEVKATVYEEIERHAASDATIATNTSSLSITELASTLDRPERFCGTHWFHPAHIVPVVEVVYGEHTADETVDAAAGFLESIGKDPVVVEQDVPGFIANRIQSAMAREAWALLEAGVASAEDIDRAVKGTFGFRLPTLGVLEKGDHSGLDVHHTVLSELLDEIDSRPEPPAVLTELVDEGRVGRKAGRGVYDWSATDRDEVTAERDQRLLDQLEVYRAASDPPETADDSESSTRDP
- a CDS encoding universal stress protein, whose translation is MYHIVIPIDKEGTRSAAAVQFVADLCDESGLGVDSEELSVTVVNVFKEFKAVDDGGNVRSEDLYDESEFPDSVERIREQFAEAGIEADLVRRHGDPGDEIAEYAEEVDADTIVIPGRKRSPVGKAVFGSVTQDVILNADRPVTIV
- a CDS encoding gamma-glutamyltransferase family protein, yielding MDTTPDLDQFTSRRSTVYATRGVVATSQPLAAAAGVATLRDGGNAFDAAVSTAAALNVVEPTSTGLGGDVFALYRTADGEIGALRSCGGAPSSATLDDVRRQVADEADVDPNDAMMPEYGPLTVTVPGTARGWERTVEELGELSLERALESAIEYATEGFPVSEIIAQQWAEAADVLRGADARAAYLPDGRAPTVGERVRLPRLGETMQRIADEGADVVYEGDIADEIVSEVRSRGGFLSHDDLASFEPEFVDPISTTYGGAEIYELPPNNQGLVALEALNVAEALEAGEQPPDSPERIHLAAEATKRALTDGLHHVTDPEFADVPTLASKSYASDRSAEIGSNATDDVAVGVPNDRAEDADTVLLTVADEAGNVVSYINSRFKDFGSGVVAGDTGIALQNRGSSFSLDPEHPNRFEPGKRPFHTLIPGLARFDEDDWAAFGVMGGYMQPQGHLQVLMNLIDDGMSIQAALDFPRWRYQMNGQLAVEGRFDGSVLTKLARRGHDVRVMPPPHFGGGQITRNANDVLSGGTDPRKDGAAIGF
- a CDS encoding SDR family oxidoreductase codes for the protein MDLQLDGDAALVTASSSGLGKASAKALAREGANVVLNGRDEDRLEAAREEISAVADGRVVVQPGDLTDPDDISALVSRTVDEFGGIDHLVTSAGGPASGPFLETTDEDWYHAYDLLVMSVVRLVREAADELRAGDGGNVVHITSRSVKEAIDSLVLSNSVRMGVIGLEKTLSRELAPEVRFNSVLPGPIETERISDLIEQSVERGEFDSYEEGLEAKGSANPLGRIGRPMELGNTVAFLCSPESAYINGITVPIDGGLGRSNI